From the Candidatus Deferrimicrobiaceae bacterium genome, the window TCCCCTCCCGTTCACCTCCGCCGCCCCGGACCGGATGACCGCGCACCGGGCCTCCGGGTACAGGACGGCGCGGCGGAAATGCTTCCGGATCGCCTTCCTCTTCCCTTCGTCGACGCGCGTGACCAGCACGTCCGCGCCGGCCTTCCGCATGGCGCGGGCGATCCGGACGATCTGCGCAGCGGTCTTCCCCTCCCCGAGGATCACTTCGGGCACGCCCTGCCGGATCGATCGGTGGTGGTCGACGCTCGCATCCCCCAGGCTCTCGAACGGAAGGGACTGGATCTTCCGGAAGGCGGAGTCGACGGACGACTTCCCCTCGGCCACCTGCCGCAGCAGCTGTTTCAGCATCTTCGCGGTCAATCCGATCCCTCCCAGGAGTCCATGCCCAGGGCCTCCTCGTCCTCATCCTCGTAAGGGACGCCGGCCGGCCGCCCCACAAGGCGCACCCGCACCTCCTTCACCGCGCGTTCGGAGGCGGCCGTCACGGTGAACTCGGCCCCCGGGACCTCGAAGGATTCCTCCGCCGCGGGGATCCTCCCCGCGAGCGAGATGAGCATCCCCCCCAGGGTCGAGTAGTCCCCCTCCGGGAGGGAGATCCCCATCTCCTCCTCGAACCTGCCGACTTCCATCCTTCCGGGGACGAGGAAAACGCCGGTGGAGATTTTTTTATAATATTCCATCCCCCGGTCGTATTCATCCTCGATCTCCCCGACGACCTCCTCCACGACGTCCTCCGCGGTGACGATCCCCGTCACGCCTCCGTACTCGTCGACGACGACGGCGAAGGATGTCCCCGCTTCCTGGAACTTGCGCATCAATTCGTCGATCGGCATCAACTCGGGAGCATAGAGGGCCTTCCGCATGAACGGCCGGATGGGGGCGTCCGGCGGCTGTCCCACGGTGTCGATCACGTGGAGGAACCCGACGACATGGTCGATCCGCTCCCGGTACACCGGGTAGCGGGAATAGCCGCTCAAGGAGGCAAGGGCGGCGACGTCGCGGCAGGCGCTCTCCTCCGGGAGAGCCACGACGGTGACGAGGGGCCGGAAGATGTCCACGACCTTCTTCTCCCCGAAATGGAAGACCCGGCGCACCATCGCCCGCTCGTGTGCCTCCACATCCGACCCGGAACGGCTCATCTGCAGGATGAGGCGAAGCTCCTCCCGCGTGACCATCCCGTGGAGGGGGGGGGCCCCGCCGAACGGGCGGGACAGGACGCGCGCGAAAAACGCCGTGACCGCGACGAGCGGGTAGAGCATCAACTCGGAGAACCAGATGAACCGGGCGGCCGGACCTATCAAACGGTCCGCCCGCGGCTGGGCGAAGCTCTTGGGCACGATTCCCCCGAGGAGGATCACCAGGGGGGTGATCACTCCCACGGCGATCCACGCCGCCCCGTCTCCATAGCGCGGGAGAAGGTGGGAGGTAGTGAGGACCGTCCCCAGGACAAGGAAGATGTTCTGTCCCGTCAGCGTGGTTGCGAGCGCGCGGTCCGGGTGCTCGAGCAGCTTCAGGGCGGTCGTGGCCCCGCGTTCCTCCCGGCGCGAGCGGTCCATGAGCTTGTGGCGGTCGGCGGAGACGAGGACCATCTCCGCGCCGTTGAACAGCGCCTGCATCAGGAGACAGAGCGCGATGACGAGGGCGAGGTTCACGGTTCAGGCCGTCCCTTCCGCGATGTTGCGCACGCAGACCTCGACGATCCGGATCCCCCTCACCCTCTCCACCGTGAACCGGAAGGGCCCCAGAACGATCGAGTCGCCCCTTCCGGGGAGCCTGCCGAACTCGTGGAGGAGCAGACCGGCCACCGTGTCCCATTCCTGGTCGGGGAGGCCTGCCTGGAAGGCGTCGTTGAACCGGTGGATCGGCATCTTCCCCAGGACGCCCCAAGAGCCGTCCGGCCGGGGAACCAGCTCCTTCTCCTCCCGGTCGTGCTCCTCCCGGATCTCCCCGAAGAGCTCCTCGAGCACGTCCTCCAGCGTGACGATCCCGACGATCTCCCCGAACTCGTCCACGACGAGTGCGAGATGCACCTTGAGGCGCTGGAACTCGCGCAACAGGAGGGGGAGCTTCTTCGAGGTGGGAACGACGAAGGGGGGCTTGAGCAGTCCGGAGAGCGGCGCCTCCTCCTCCCCCTCCGCCGGGGGCCGGAGGAGGTCCCTGAGGTAGAGGATGCCGAAAACGTCCCTCCGTTCCCCGCGGTAGACGGGGATCCGGGATCGGCGGTACTTGCGGAACTGCGCCAAGAGCTCCGGCCGGGGGATGTCGACGGGCACCATGAACACGTCGGCGATGGGGGTCATGATCTCCCCCGCCCGCTGGTCGGTCAGCTCGAAGATGTTGTGGATGAGCTCCCTCTCCCCCGGGTCGAGCGTCCCGCTCTCGCCGCTCACGTCGACGAGTGCCCGGAACTCCCGCTCGGTGAACGCCGCCTTCTTTCCCGCGACCTCCCCTCCCCCCAGAAGGCGCAGGATCCCCTTGGCCATAATCTCCATGAGGAAACGTACCGGTGCGACGATGCGGGAAAAGAAGAGGAGCGGGCGGGCGGAAAAGGCGGAAAAGGATTTGGCTCTCGGCCACACGATGCACTTGGGAGTGATGTCCCCCAGGATCAGGATCGTGAGGGTCCCGGCGGCAAGCGCGACGATCTCGCCGTACGCCGGGATCATCGGGATCAGGAGGGCGGCGATCACGGAGGAGAGGGAGACGTTGACGAGTTCGTTGCCGATGAACATCGTGGCGATCAGCCGGCTCGGCGTCTCGAGCATCTTCCCGATCACGTCCGCCATCCGGTTTCCTTCCTTTTTCCATCGCATGAGGTCGACCCGCCGGAGCGCGAAGAACGCCGTCTCCGAGGCCGAGAAAAAGGCCGAGGCGATGATCAGGAGGGGAATCAGGAGAAACTTCATGGGGAGTTTACATCCCGGCGCGCCGCACTCCACCCGACAACCTCGAACTTCCGGGGGTCGGGAAGATCCGCCGGGTACGGGTCGATATCCTTCACTGCTTCTTCCGCGTTCCCCGGGCCGCTTTCCTGCGTCCCCCCGCCGCCGGGGTCATCTGCCCTTCCGCCCCGCCGCGAAACGGATTTTTCTTCAGCGCCTTGGAGACAACCTCGTCCATATTGTCCACCAGGGTGAACGTGAACCGCCTCGCTTCGCTGCGTGGAATCTCCTCCAGATCCTTCCGGTTCTGTCCGGGCACGATGATCTCGGTGATCCCG encodes:
- a CDS encoding S16 family serine protease encodes the protein GITEIIVPGQNRKDLEEIPRSEARRFTFTLVDNMDEVVSKALKKNPFRGGAEGQMTPAAGGRRKAARGTRKKQ
- a CDS encoding hemolysin family protein; translation: MNLALVIALCLLMQALFNGAEMVLVSADRHKLMDRSRREERGATTALKLLEHPDRALATTLTGQNIFLVLGTVLTTSHLLPRYGDGAAWIAVGVITPLVILLGGIVPKSFAQPRADRLIGPAARFIWFSELMLYPLVAVTAFFARVLSRPFGGAPPLHGMVTREELRLILQMSRSGSDVEAHERAMVRRVFHFGEKKVVDIFRPLVTVVALPEESACRDVAALASLSGYSRYPVYRERIDHVVGFLHVIDTVGQPPDAPIRPFMRKALYAPELMPIDELMRKFQEAGTSFAVVVDEYGGVTGIVTAEDVVEEVVGEIEDEYDRGMEYYKKISTGVFLVPGRMEVGRFEEEMGISLPEGDYSTLGGMLISLAGRIPAAEESFEVPGAEFTVTAASERAVKEVRVRLVGRPAGVPYEDEDEEALGMDSWEGSD
- a CDS encoding hemolysin family protein, producing the protein MKFLLIPLLIIASAFFSASETAFFALRRVDLMRWKKEGNRMADVIGKMLETPSRLIATMFIGNELVNVSLSSVIAALLIPMIPAYGEIVALAAGTLTILILGDITPKCIVWPRAKSFSAFSARPLLFFSRIVAPVRFLMEIMAKGILRLLGGGEVAGKKAAFTEREFRALVDVSGESGTLDPGERELIHNIFELTDQRAGEIMTPIADVFMVPVDIPRPELLAQFRKYRRSRIPVYRGERRDVFGILYLRDLLRPPAEGEEEAPLSGLLKPPFVVPTSKKLPLLLREFQRLKVHLALVVDEFGEIVGIVTLEDVLEELFGEIREEHDREEKELVPRPDGSWGVLGKMPIHRFNDAFQAGLPDQEWDTVAGLLLHEFGRLPGRGDSIVLGPFRFTVERVRGIRIVEVCVRNIAEGTA